TGTTCGTGAAGAAGGCTATGGAGTGACGAGCTGGGTTGCCAGTGGACGGGAAGGCAGCCGTTTGAATATGCAGATTTTAACACCGAGGAAATCCGAGTTGCGCCTTTATGAACTTATTAAGTCGATTGATCCAAAAGCATTTATCATTACGTACGAACCAAAAGCGATTCACGGAGGCTTCTGGGTACGAGCGGTACGGAAAGGGAAACTGCCACAATGACAAAATTGCCTAAGAAGAAACGGTTTGAAGTACAGGAAGGAGAAACGCTGGACGATTGCCTTGATCGAATGAAAGTAGAAGGGTATCAAGTCGTCAGGCGGGTTGAAAAGCCCTTATTTCAAGAGATCCAAAAGGATGGGAAGCAAACGTTTCAGCCGATTGGTCAGCAAGTCATCTTTGAAGGACGCCGAATTGATAGCTAAACACGAACATTTTTGCGTAGTGAATCAAATAATGTTCGATTGTTTGGTTGACAGTGGGCGTTCCTGTTGCTACTATGAAAGTAATTGAAGAACCTCATATATTGCTGGTAATAAGGTCCAGCCGTTTCTACCCGATCGCCGTAAACGTTCGGACTATGAGGGAAAGTGTAGGAATGTATGCGATGCGCATGCTTCCTTGTGCATGACTTTTGTATTTTTCGGCCCAGTGCCGGCTTTCCCTAGGAACAAGAAAGCTGTCGCCTGGGCTGTTTTAGTTGTAATGAGAATAGATTTCAATGCCACAAGGAGGGCTTAGCATGAACGTGTTGGTTGGTGTTATTATGGGAAGCGCTTCAGATTGGCCAACGATGAAACTAGCGTGTGACGTGTTGGATCGGATTGGAATTCCGTATGAAAAACATGTCGTGTCAGCACATCGTACCCCGGATCGTATGTTTACTTATGCTGAGGAAGCGGAGGATAAAGGGCTCAAAGTCATTATCGCCGGTGCGGGAGGCGCGGCGCATTTGCCGGGGATGGTGGCGAGCAAGACAACCCTCCCAGTGATTGGTGTGCCAGTGCAATCGAAGGCACTGCAAGGCTTAGATTCGCTGTTGTCGATCGTGCAAATGCCAGGTGGCGTACCGGTGGCTACCGTAGCCATTGGCGATGCTGGGGCGAAAAATGCCGGGTGGCTTGCGGGACAAATGATCGGTGCGTTTATGCCGGAATTTGCTAGAAAAATTGCTTCGCTTCGTTCGGAAACAGCGAAGGCAGTGATCCAGAGTGAGGAGGGACTCCAATGACGGTTCTCCTACCGCCAGCAACGATCGGGATCATCGGTGGTGGTCAGCTTGGCCGAATGATGGCAATCTCTGCGAAACAAATGGGTTTTCGTATCGCTGTGTTAGATCCTGACAAAGAAGGGCCGGCAGCACAAGTGGCGGATCACGTCATTGCTGCACCCTACTCTGATATGGAGGCAGCCAAAGCATTAGCTGACATCTCAGACCGCATTACGTATGAGTTTGAAAACATTGATAGTACGGTTTTAGAGTGGCTAGAGCAAAATGGGAAGCTTGTCCAATCTGCTTCATTATTACAACTCACTCAGCATCGAGTGAAGGAGAAGCGAGCGATAGAGAAGAGCGGCTGTCAGGTGGCGTCGTATCGTGCGGTTGCAACAATGGCTGACTTAGATGATGGTTTAGCTGCTCTTGGGTTCCCTGCTGTACTTAAGACGTGTACCGGGGGGTATGATGGGAAAGGGCAGCATGTGATTCGCTCCGCTGAGGATATTAAGGACGCAGGCGAACTGTTGACGAAAGGCGATTGTGTTTTGGAACAATGGGTTCCTTTTCAAGCTGAAGTATCAGTCATTGTTACCCGCTCCACAGACGGAGAGGTCCAAACGTTCCCAGTCGCAGAAAATAAACATATTCACAACATTCTTGCAGTCACGCAAGTCCCAGCTCAATTTGATCAGACTGTTTTGGATCACGCAGAACAATTGGCTCGTCAGCTTGCACGAGAGTTAAAGCTTGTGGGCACCTTAGCTGTGGAAATGTTCGTCACAGAGGATGAACAGCTGTTGATTAATGAACTCGCACCCCGACCTCACAACTCAGGCCACTTCAGTATTGAAGGTTGTGAAACATCACAGTTTGAGCAACATATTCGGGCGATCTGCGGGTGGCCCCTTGGCTCGACGGTGCTTCGCCAGCCAAGCGCAATGATCAATGTGTTAGGTCAACACCTGCCACATGTGCTTGAAGGTGTGAAGACATTTAGCCCGCATGCGCATCTGCATTTATATGGTAAAGAAGAGGCGCGCGCGCAACGGAAAATGGGACACGTAACGATTACTGCCCATTGCCTTGATACAGTACATAAAGAAGCGGCTGCTTTAGAAGACGCCCTTTATCGACAAGAAAACGGAGGATGATGACATGATTGAACGCTATACCCGACCGGAGATGCAAGCCATTTGGACAGAAGAAAACAAATTTCAAACGTGGTTAGAGGTAGAATTGCTCGCATGTGAAGCATGGGCGGAGCTAGGAGACATTCCGAAAGGAGATGTTGCTTTGCTACGCGAGAAAGCGTCGTTTGATATTGACAGAATCCAGGAAATTGAGGCGGAGACACGTCATGACGTCGTCGCGTTCACACGCGCAGTGTCCGAAACCGTTGGCGAAGAGAAAAAGTGGGTTCATTATGGGCTCACAAGTACAGATGTGGTCGATACCGCACTGTCCTCCCTTTTAAAGCAGGCAAACGACATTCTCCGTAAAGATTTAAATACCTTTGTTGATGTGCTCGCCGAAAAAGCGAAAGAGCATAAGCATACGGTCATGATGGGGCGAACGCACGGTGTCCATGCGGAGCCGACGACCTTCGGCTTGAAAATGGCCTTATGGTATGAAGAGATGAAAAGAAATGTTGAACGATTCGAGCGTGCGGCTGATGGCGTTCAATACGGCAAGCTTTCAGGCGCAGTAGGAACGTATGCGAATATCGATCCATTTGTTGAAGCGTATGTTTGTGAAAAGCTCGGCTTGAAGCCAGCGCCGGTCTCTACACAAACGTTACAGCGGGATCGTCATGCCGATTACATGTCTGCGCTCGCGTTAATCGCAACTTCCATTGAAAAATTCGCGGTCGAAATTCGCGGTCTGCAAAAAACGGAAACACGTGAGGTCGAAGAATTTTTCGCCAAAGGCCAAAAAGGCTCTTCTGCAATGCCACACAAACGTAATCCGATCGGTTCGGAAAATATGACTGGTATGGCTCGCGTCATTCGCGGCTATATGATGACCGCTTATGAAAATGTACCACTATGGCATGAACGTGATATTTCTCACTCGTCTGCCGAGCGTATTATTCTTCCTGACGCAACGATTGCGTTGAACTATATGCTGCACCGCTTCACAAATATCGTTAAAAACTTGACGGTGTTCCCAGAAAACATGAAAGACAATATGGAGAAAACATTTGGGCTCATCTTCTCACAGCGCGTCCTCCTCACACTCATTAACAAAGGGATGCCTCGAGAAGAAGCGTACGATACCGTGCAGCCGAAAGCCATGGAGTCGTGGGAAACGAAAGTACCTTTCCGCCAGCTTGTCGAAAATGACCCTGTCATTGCCGAGAAATTAACAGCTGCTGAACTTGACGACTGTTTTGATTACACCTTCCATTTGAAAAATGTGGACGCTATTTTTGAACGTGTCGGTCTTGCTTAATCAATAAATTTCCAGGAGGCAAAACAATGATCAATGCCCCAATGCTGTATGAAGGAAAGGCCAAACGCATTTATGAAACCGAGGAACAAGACGTTTTACTGATTGAGTATAAAGACGATGCGACTGCGTATAACGGAAAAAAGAAAGAAGTCATTGCTGGAAAAGGGAAGTTGAATAATGACATTTCGGCGATGATCTTTGCAGCACTCGCGACAGCGGGCGTCAAAAGCCACTTTATTGAGAAAACAGGGGAATTAACGCAAAAAGTGCGCCGAGTGGAGATTGTTCCTTTAGAAGTTGTCGTTCGGAATGTTACTGCAGGCAGTCTTGCCAAACGCTTAGGAATCAATGAAGGTGAGGACATCAATCCTGCAATCGTTGAGTTTTATTATAAGGACGATGCGTTGGACGATCCGTTGATCACTGAGGACCACATTCGCTTATTGTCGCTTGCAAATCAAGAAGACTTGGAAA
This genomic window from Litoribacterium kuwaitense contains:
- a CDS encoding NETI motif-containing protein; this translates as MTKLPKKKRFEVQEGETLDDCLDRMKVEGYQVVRRVEKPLFQEIQKDGKQTFQPIGQQVIFEGRRIDS
- the purE gene encoding 5-(carboxyamino)imidazole ribonucleotide mutase, whose product is MNVLVGVIMGSASDWPTMKLACDVLDRIGIPYEKHVVSAHRTPDRMFTYAEEAEDKGLKVIIAGAGGAAHLPGMVASKTTLPVIGVPVQSKALQGLDSLLSIVQMPGGVPVATVAIGDAGAKNAGWLAGQMIGAFMPEFARKIASLRSETAKAVIQSEEGLQ
- the purK gene encoding 5-(carboxyamino)imidazole ribonucleotide synthase codes for the protein MTVLLPPATIGIIGGGQLGRMMAISAKQMGFRIAVLDPDKEGPAAQVADHVIAAPYSDMEAAKALADISDRITYEFENIDSTVLEWLEQNGKLVQSASLLQLTQHRVKEKRAIEKSGCQVASYRAVATMADLDDGLAALGFPAVLKTCTGGYDGKGQHVIRSAEDIKDAGELLTKGDCVLEQWVPFQAEVSVIVTRSTDGEVQTFPVAENKHIHNILAVTQVPAQFDQTVLDHAEQLARQLARELKLVGTLAVEMFVTEDEQLLINELAPRPHNSGHFSIEGCETSQFEQHIRAICGWPLGSTVLRQPSAMINVLGQHLPHVLEGVKTFSPHAHLHLYGKEEARAQRKMGHVTITAHCLDTVHKEAAALEDALYRQENGG
- the purB gene encoding adenylosuccinate lyase, whose amino-acid sequence is MIERYTRPEMQAIWTEENKFQTWLEVELLACEAWAELGDIPKGDVALLREKASFDIDRIQEIEAETRHDVVAFTRAVSETVGEEKKWVHYGLTSTDVVDTALSSLLKQANDILRKDLNTFVDVLAEKAKEHKHTVMMGRTHGVHAEPTTFGLKMALWYEEMKRNVERFERAADGVQYGKLSGAVGTYANIDPFVEAYVCEKLGLKPAPVSTQTLQRDRHADYMSALALIATSIEKFAVEIRGLQKTETREVEEFFAKGQKGSSAMPHKRNPIGSENMTGMARVIRGYMMTAYENVPLWHERDISHSSAERIILPDATIALNYMLHRFTNIVKNLTVFPENMKDNMEKTFGLIFSQRVLLTLINKGMPREEAYDTVQPKAMESWETKVPFRQLVENDPVIAEKLTAAELDDCFDYTFHLKNVDAIFERVGLA
- the purC gene encoding phosphoribosylaminoimidazolesuccinocarboxamide synthase, with amino-acid sequence MINAPMLYEGKAKRIYETEEQDVLLIEYKDDATAYNGKKKEVIAGKGKLNNDISAMIFAALATAGVKSHFIEKTGELTQKVRRVEIVPLEVVVRNVTAGSLAKRLGINEGEDINPAIVEFYYKDDALDDPLITEDHIRLLSLANQEDLETMKSAALQVNDQLTALFAECGIQLVDFKLEFGRTKDGQLLLADEVSPDTCRLWDMKTKERLDKDVFRRDLGTLTTAYEEIASRLLQRQTTTEGRENQ